One Scylla paramamosain isolate STU-SP2022 chromosome 5, ASM3559412v1, whole genome shotgun sequence genomic region harbors:
- the LOC135100321 gene encoding protein sprint-like isoform X1 — MRIHSKTYSKPFISLPVAKKFLSFQNVIVRQSSQLNSRALSVRLPPDKGPYIQHYLIEIHNEGSSYSLQASENRFDTLPSLITYYSQCCEELLAQLKLPRTIQEAKTRHELGSLSLLGQGIRGNNEGSDDIAWLASVVVMVGHKTRVEEEDDNVKKRIRSRRIT, encoded by the exons ATGCGTATCCATTCCAAGACATATTCCAAGCCTTTCATCTCCTTACCGGTAGCCAAgaaattcctctcttttcagaACGTCATTGTACGACAGAGTAGCCAGCTAAACAGCCGAGCCCTCAGCGTGCGCCTCCCGCCGGACAAGGGACCCTACATCCAACACTACCTCATTGAGATCCACAACGAAGGCTCCTCCTACTCACTCCAAGCTTCTGAAAACCGCTTCGACACCCTTCCTTCGCTCATCACCTATTATTCTCAGTGCTG CGAAGAGTTGCTGGCTCAGCTCAAGCTTCCTCGCACCATCCAGGAGGCCAAGACCCGCCATGAACTCGGCTCTCTCTCGCTGCTCGGACAAG GTATACGtggaaacaatgaaggaagtgatgatattgcgTGGCTTGCCTCCGTTGTTGTGATGGTTGGACACAAAAcaagagtagaagaagaagatgataatgtgaagaaaagaatacgtTCAAGAAGAattacttga
- the LOC135100321 gene encoding protein sprint-like isoform X2 has protein sequence MRIHSKTYSKPFISLPVAKKFLSFQNVIVRQSSQLNSRALSVRLPPDKGPYIQHYLIEIHNEGSSYSLQASENRFDTLPSLITYYSQCCEELLAQLKLPRTIQEAKTRHELGSLSLLGQGEHQTLTWS, from the exons ATGCGTATCCATTCCAAGACATATTCCAAGCCTTTCATCTCCTTACCGGTAGCCAAgaaattcctctcttttcagaACGTCATTGTACGACAGAGTAGCCAGCTAAACAGCCGAGCCCTCAGCGTGCGCCTCCCGCCGGACAAGGGACCCTACATCCAACACTACCTCATTGAGATCCACAACGAAGGCTCCTCCTACTCACTCCAAGCTTCTGAAAACCGCTTCGACACCCTTCCTTCGCTCATCACCTATTATTCTCAGTGCTG CGAAGAGTTGCTGGCTCAGCTCAAGCTTCCTCGCACCATCCAGGAGGCCAAGACCCGCCATGAACTCGGCTCTCTCTCGCTGCTCGGACAAGGTGAGCATCAAACACTTACGTGGTCGTGA